In Myxococcales bacterium, the following proteins share a genomic window:
- a CDS encoding GTP cyclohydrolase I: MDYNEKALQLFTQGFRSILTGLGELGYDVADENFRETAERAAKGFHELSHDHNQARAEVQALLDKTFPAKYGEMVISRGNVAFGVCPHHLLPVIYRISVAYIPTRKVLGLSKMSRLVRLLSRGPKLQEDLTHELAVTLHDQLDSQGSAAYVEGMHMCMAARGVGAHEARLVTSAVRGVFLEQATREEFLKLVTSAAPSLI, encoded by the coding sequence ATGGACTACAACGAAAAGGCGCTGCAGCTGTTTACGCAGGGCTTTCGCAGCATCCTCACCGGCCTCGGCGAGCTCGGCTACGACGTCGCCGATGAGAACTTCCGCGAAACGGCGGAACGCGCCGCCAAGGGATTTCACGAGCTCTCGCATGACCACAATCAGGCGCGCGCCGAGGTGCAGGCCTTGCTCGACAAGACCTTTCCCGCCAAATACGGCGAGATGGTGATTTCACGCGGGAATGTAGCGTTTGGCGTGTGTCCGCATCATCTCTTGCCCGTGATTTACCGCATCTCGGTCGCCTATATTCCGACGCGCAAGGTGCTCGGCCTCTCGAAAATGTCGCGCCTGGTGCGCTTGCTCTCGCGCGGGCCCAAGCTGCAAGAAGACCTCACGCACGAGCTTGCCGTGACGCTGCACGATCAGCTCGACAGCCAAGGATCTGCCGCCTACGTCGAGGGCATGCACATGTGCATGGCCGCCCGCGGCGTCGGCGCCCACGAGGCGCGGCTGGTCACCAGCGCGGTGCGCGGCGTGTTTCTCGAACAAGCGACGCGCGAAGAGTTTCTCAAGCTGGTCACGTCGGCCGCTCCAAGCTTGATCTAA
- a CDS encoding SDR family NAD(P)-dependent oxidoreductase produces MNVVITGAGSGIGRATAARLAARGDRVLLCDVNERALSSVVDELGEAVLFAAVVDVADASQMERFAQDALAACADTGGVGALVNNAGVAHVGGLLETTLAQWDWLLGVNLRGVIHGCHFFAPAMVSAGRGVIVNVASVLGFTPLGSSVAYVASKFAVMGLSQSLHRELAPKGVAVCAICPGLIATNIMGDATFSDEAAAQAQRGKLQRWFAKAGASPDVVAAAIVVALSKPRPVIPVTKAAWLLWAHAHVVPENAAARLATWVQAWNKRL; encoded by the coding sequence ATGAACGTCGTCATCACCGGCGCGGGCTCCGGCATTGGCCGCGCGACGGCGGCGCGACTGGCAGCGCGAGGCGACCGCGTCTTGCTGTGCGACGTGAATGAACGCGCGCTTTCGAGCGTCGTCGATGAACTCGGCGAGGCGGTGCTGTTTGCGGCGGTGGTCGACGTCGCCGATGCGTCGCAAATGGAGCGGTTTGCCCAGGATGCGCTCGCCGCGTGCGCGGATACCGGCGGCGTAGGCGCCTTGGTCAATAATGCTGGCGTCGCCCACGTTGGCGGCTTGCTTGAAACGACGCTCGCGCAGTGGGATTGGCTGCTCGGCGTCAACCTGCGGGGCGTGATCCACGGTTGCCACTTTTTCGCGCCGGCGATGGTGAGCGCGGGGCGCGGCGTGATCGTCAATGTCGCCAGCGTGCTCGGCTTTACGCCGCTGGGTTCCTCAGTGGCGTACGTGGCGAGCAAGTTCGCCGTCATGGGGCTGTCGCAGTCGCTGCATCGCGAGCTGGCACCCAAGGGCGTCGCCGTCTGCGCGATTTGTCCTGGCCTGATCGCGACCAATATTATGGGCGATGCGACCTTTAGCGACGAGGCGGCCGCGCAGGCCCAACGCGGCAAATTGCAACGATGGTTCGCCAAGGCTGGCGCGTCGCCTGACGTGGTAGCGGCCGCCATCGTCGTCGCGCTAAGCAAGCCACGGCCAGTGATTCCCGTGACCAAGGCGGCATGGTTGTTGTGGGCGCATGCGCATGTCGTGCCGGAAAACGCCGCGGCGCGGTTGGCGACGTGGGTGCAGGCGTGGAACAAGCGGCTATAG
- the mutY gene encoding A/G-specific adenine glycosylase, producing the protein MSRPSDQNHRALAKALVAWYRKHRRDLPWRQTRDPYAIWVSEVMLQQTRVATVIPYWQAWLAAFPSVGALADAPLDDVLARWAGLGYYSRARNLQRGAQLIEAKFGGRMPSSALRLREVPGIGPYTAGAIASIAFGERVPLVDGNVARVFARLFAIKADIKAASTQKVLWAHGASVMQDLPAALPAGELNQAIMELGATVCTPTSPACDTCPVSGHCVALRNGLVGSLPVMPRRKRGDELPRLTSVALFMHHAARVLFARRTPAGLFGGMWELPQGATLAAARAVLRAPIVVGREVASHQQDLSHRRLMISVRSARWAAKGSTPLVLGKTEAYDKLAWLSPAQARAKGIATSTATLLAHLEDRVI; encoded by the coding sequence ATGTCGCGCCCTAGCGATCAAAACCATCGCGCGCTGGCTAAGGCCTTGGTCGCCTGGTACCGCAAGCATCGGCGCGATTTGCCGTGGCGACAGACCCGCGATCCATACGCGATTTGGGTCTCGGAGGTGATGCTGCAGCAAACCCGCGTCGCGACGGTAATTCCTTACTGGCAGGCGTGGCTCGCGGCCTTCCCATCGGTGGGAGCGCTGGCCGACGCGCCGCTCGACGACGTGCTCGCGCGGTGGGCGGGGCTTGGCTACTACAGCCGCGCGCGCAACCTCCAGCGCGGGGCCCAGCTTATCGAGGCAAAGTTTGGCGGCCGCATGCCCAGCTCGGCGCTGCGCTTGCGGGAGGTGCCCGGGATTGGGCCGTATACCGCTGGCGCCATCGCCTCGATTGCGTTTGGCGAGCGCGTGCCCTTGGTCGACGGCAACGTCGCGCGGGTCTTCGCGCGGCTCTTTGCGATCAAGGCCGACATCAAGGCGGCCTCGACGCAAAAGGTGTTGTGGGCCCATGGCGCGAGCGTGATGCAGGACTTGCCAGCGGCGCTACCCGCCGGTGAACTCAATCAGGCGATCATGGAGCTCGGCGCTACGGTGTGCACACCCACCTCGCCCGCATGCGACACATGTCCGGTTTCCGGACATTGCGTCGCGCTGCGCAATGGCCTGGTCGGTTCGCTGCCCGTTATGCCACGACGCAAGCGGGGCGATGAATTGCCGCGCTTGACCAGCGTGGCGCTTTTTATGCACCACGCGGCGCGGGTGCTGTTTGCCCGCCGCACGCCTGCTGGGCTCTTTGGCGGCATGTGGGAGCTGCCCCAGGGCGCGACGCTGGCCGCCGCGCGCGCCGTGTTGCGGGCGCCGATCGTGGTAGGTCGCGAGGTCGCGTCGCACCAGCAAGACCTCTCGCATCGCCGCCTCATGATTTCGGTGCGGTCGGCGCGCTGGGCGGCTAAGGGTAGCACGCCACTCGTGCTCGGCAAGACCGAGGCCTATGACAAGCTCGCTTGGCTATCGCCGGCGCAGGCGCGCGCCAAGGGCATCGCGACATCCACGGCCACGCTGCTTGCGCATCTCGAAGATCGGGTCATATAA
- a CDS encoding NAD(P)-binding domain-containing protein has product MLRSPGMPSAPNEVIDYAARHLVIGAGFAGLGVAAALGRAGIAFDVVEAADDVGGNWYHGVYDSVHIISSRKTTEYAEWPMPATWPDFPSGAQMLSYLRGYADQFDVRRHIEFNTRAVKVSPAGDRWRVELRHADGRQDEVRIYGGVVVCNGHHWDKRMPAYPGAFAGPLLHAKGYKSSELLRGQRVLVIGGGNSACDIAVAAARVGAAAHLSLRRGYWFLPKTVFGRPLVEALPHWLPERAQRLVVKALARVFVGSYEAYGLPRPDHEPFAHHPTINSELLYELKNGRIAPHGDVARFDGLRVEFVDGTSIEVDLVICATGYHVSFPCVDAEVIPFEGGMPDLIAGMLPRHHRNLYVFGLGQPRYGAGPLISAGAALLAEMIAVQPGLQRPLGQIMARLGVKPPRSYLANPHKSLRQARLGRRLMRHLPTLERRLFSGVGEGARSS; this is encoded by the coding sequence ATGCTTCGTAGCCCTGGTATGCCCAGCGCGCCAAACGAGGTCATCGACTACGCCGCGCGCCATCTGGTGATCGGCGCCGGCTTCGCGGGGCTTGGCGTTGCCGCCGCGCTCGGGCGTGCGGGCATCGCCTTTGACGTCGTTGAGGCGGCCGATGACGTCGGCGGCAACTGGTACCATGGCGTCTACGATTCGGTTCATATCATTTCGTCGCGCAAGACCACGGAGTATGCGGAATGGCCAATGCCCGCGACGTGGCCGGATTTCCCAAGCGGCGCGCAGATGCTGAGCTATCTGCGCGGCTACGCCGACCAGTTCGATGTGCGCCGCCATATTGAGTTCAACACCCGCGCGGTGAAGGTGAGCCCGGCTGGCGATCGGTGGCGCGTCGAGCTGCGGCACGCCGATGGTCGGCAAGACGAGGTGCGGATTTATGGCGGCGTCGTGGTGTGCAATGGGCATCACTGGGACAAACGCATGCCGGCGTACCCGGGTGCATTTGCCGGCCCGTTGCTTCACGCGAAAGGCTACAAATCGTCTGAACTGCTGCGCGGCCAGCGCGTGCTGGTGATCGGCGGCGGTAACTCCGCGTGCGATATCGCGGTGGCCGCCGCGCGCGTCGGCGCCGCCGCCCACCTGAGCCTGCGCCGCGGTTACTGGTTTTTGCCCAAGACGGTTTTCGGACGGCCGCTGGTCGAGGCCTTGCCGCATTGGCTGCCCGAGCGCGCGCAGCGCCTCGTCGTAAAAGCGCTAGCCCGCGTTTTTGTTGGATCGTATGAAGCGTACGGCTTGCCCCGGCCCGATCATGAGCCCTTCGCACATCACCCGACGATCAACTCAGAATTGCTCTACGAGCTTAAAAATGGCCGCATCGCACCGCATGGCGACGTCGCGCGCTTTGACGGCCTGCGCGTCGAATTTGTCGACGGCACGTCCATCGAGGTCGACTTGGTGATTTGCGCGACGGGGTATCATGTTAGCTTTCCGTGCGTGGACGCTGAGGTCATTCCCTTTGAGGGCGGCATGCCCGACCTCATCGCCGGCATGTTGCCGCGTCATCACCGCAACCTCTATGTCTTTGGCCTTGGGCAGCCGCGTTATGGCGCAGGTCCGCTCATCAGCGCCGGCGCGGCGTTGCTCGCCGAAATGATCGCGGTGCAGCCTGGGCTGCAGCGACCACTCGGGCAGATCATGGCCAGGCTGGGCGTTAAGCCGCCGCGCAGCTACCTCGCCAATCCGCATAAATCCTTGCGCCAGGCACGGCTGGGACGTCGGCTGATGCGGCACTTGCCAACGCTTGAGCGTCGATTGTTTTCCGGGGTTGGCGAAGGGGCGCGCTCGTCATGA